One window from the genome of Cyclobacterium amurskyense encodes:
- a CDS encoding tetratricopeptide repeat protein — MTGDFDNQPDEEKELVKRFENSLSANLDLFFGEEELEDIIRYYHDHFKYRKALKTSEWALSKFPFSIEIKLLMAQSLIFLDEVEDGLEILENLNNISPNNEDIVLTLANAMSILDQNADAIQLLNSFMPLAEDKAEVFYLLGNFYRIENKNKEAIECLKEAVKLKINHEDALFQLAMLTDEEGSFDEILDFYQEFIDHDPYNANAWYNLGVVHNRLGNFEDAIEAYDYALLIDDTFSSAYFNLGNALMNTNQYEKALEAYQNTINCEGSNAENCCYLAASYEKLDQIDMAFKYFKKSAKLDSEYDDAWFGLGMCMVKKKKYFEAIHYFKKAIKLTAENASYWVGLADAEYELGNLQSSSEAYEEAINLEPGILETYVNLSLIYFDQNRFEEAEDVIMEGLEELPEEASLYYRLVVYMIKTGKYKEAFSILENALTLDFEKHILLYELMPELEQQKAIFKIIKQYREGLKE; from the coding sequence ATGACAGGAGATTTTGATAATCAACCAGATGAAGAGAAAGAGTTGGTTAAGAGGTTTGAAAACTCACTTAGCGCTAACTTGGACTTGTTCTTCGGAGAAGAAGAACTAGAGGACATCATTAGATATTACCATGACCATTTTAAATATAGAAAAGCATTAAAAACAAGCGAATGGGCCCTATCAAAATTTCCATTTTCAATAGAAATCAAACTATTGATGGCCCAATCACTCATTTTCTTAGATGAAGTAGAGGATGGTTTGGAAATTCTTGAAAACCTAAACAATATCTCTCCAAACAATGAGGATATCGTACTGACACTTGCCAATGCCATGTCTATTCTTGACCAAAATGCTGACGCTATTCAGTTGCTAAATAGTTTCATGCCCTTGGCAGAAGACAAAGCGGAGGTTTTTTACCTTTTAGGTAATTTTTACAGAATTGAAAACAAAAACAAAGAGGCCATTGAATGCTTGAAGGAAGCTGTAAAACTCAAAATCAATCATGAGGACGCCTTGTTCCAATTGGCCATGTTGACCGATGAGGAAGGCTCATTTGATGAGATTTTAGACTTCTACCAGGAATTTATTGACCATGACCCGTACAATGCCAATGCATGGTACAATCTGGGCGTAGTCCACAATCGCCTGGGAAATTTCGAAGATGCCATTGAGGCTTACGATTATGCCCTTTTGATAGACGACACCTTTTCCTCTGCCTATTTTAACCTGGGCAATGCACTGATGAACACCAATCAGTATGAAAAAGCGCTGGAAGCCTATCAAAACACCATAAACTGCGAAGGAAGCAATGCCGAAAACTGTTGCTATCTGGCTGCCTCTTATGAAAAGCTGGATCAGATAGACATGGCTTTCAAATATTTCAAAAAGTCAGCAAAGTTAGATTCAGAATACGATGATGCTTGGTTTGGCTTAGGTATGTGCATGGTCAAAAAGAAGAAGTATTTTGAGGCCATTCATTATTTTAAAAAGGCCATTAAACTCACCGCTGAAAATGCCAGCTACTGGGTAGGACTTGCCGATGCGGAATACGAATTAGGCAATCTTCAATCAAGTTCCGAAGCCTATGAAGAAGCTATCAATCTGGAACCCGGCATATTAGAAACTTACGTCAACCTTTCTTTGATCTATTTTGACCAAAACCGATTTGAAGAGGCTGAAGATGTCATAATGGAAGGATTGGAGGAATTACCTGAAGAAGCATCCTTGTATTATCGATTGGTAGTATACATGATTAAGACAGGTAAATACAAAGAAGCCTTTTCAATTTTGGAAAATGCATTAACTTTGGACTTTGAAAAACACATCTTGCTTTATGAGTTGATGCCAGAACTGGAACAACAAAAAGCAATCTTCAAAATTATCAAACAGTATAGAGAGGGTTTGAAAGAATAA